A single region of the Mus caroli chromosome 16, CAROLI_EIJ_v1.1, whole genome shotgun sequence genome encodes:
- the Litaf gene encoding lipopolysaccharide-induced tumor necrosis factor-alpha factor, with product MSAPGPYQAAAGPSIVPTAPPTYEETVGVNSYYPTPPAPMPGPATGLITGPDGKGMNPPSYYTQPVPVPNANAIAVQTVYVQQPVSFYDRPVQMCCPSCSKMIVTQLSYNAGALTWLSCGSLCLLGCVAGCCFIPFCVDALQDVDHYCPNCKALLGTYKRL from the exons ATGTCGGCTCCAGGACCTTACCAAGCAGCTGCGGGCCCTTCAATAGTGCCCACCGCACCCCCAACCTATGAAGAAACAGTGGGTGTCAACAGTTACTACCCAACGCCCCCAGCACCTATGCCGGGACCAGCCACAGGGCTCATTACAGGCCCAGATGGGAAGGGAATGAATCCACCTTCGTACTACACCCAGCCTGTGCCTGTCCCCAATGCCAACGCAA TTGCCGTGCAGACCGTTTATGTGCAGCAGCCTGTCTCCTTCTATGATCGCCCTGTCCAGATGTGCTGTCCTTCCTGCAGCAAGATGATCGTGACCCAGCTGTCCTACAATGCTGGAGCCCTCACCTGGCTCTCCTGTGGCAGTCTGTGTCTGCTGGG ATGCGTTGCTGGCTGCTGCTTCATCCCGTTCTGCGTAGACGCCCTACAGGATGTGGACCACTACTGCCCCAACTGCAAAGCGCTCCTGGGCACCTACAAGCGCTTGTAG